Proteins from a single region of Desulfobacter postgatei 2ac9:
- a CDS encoding glycosyltransferase — protein sequence MNKTVIFVTDSLGSGGAQQVVVELARLFDSSGYRVHIIAIKNECKLTIPKSIDLICLNFKKGLGIYRWLTDLYYCQKLRKIIRKIERQNHIAAIFAHEMFSSFLLGNFKSKSPVFHTIHTNYSEGYLNGKKSGRRLKKLRKLYNQKNILTVSEGIANDLLNNFKVFPKFIQTMYNPFDFENIKELSLNPIDFKEEEFILTVGRFSKEKRHDILLKAYWAANISLPLVIIGDGSIYEKEHLKKMIETLNLTEKVYLAGFKKNPYAWMRRAKLFVLSSDFEGLSNVLIESLICGTPAISTNCPSGPSEILISTPEALSPVGDVEKLSYNIVKFSKNPPEINQADLSRFDSKTIFKQYESYIAQLSF from the coding sequence ATGAATAAAACGGTTATATTTGTTACGGACAGCTTAGGCTCCGGAGGTGCGCAACAGGTTGTTGTTGAGTTAGCGAGGCTGTTTGATTCTTCAGGATATAGGGTTCATATTATTGCAATCAAAAATGAATGCAAACTTACAATCCCTAAATCCATAGATCTTATTTGTTTAAATTTTAAAAAAGGATTAGGCATTTATAGATGGCTCACCGACCTTTACTATTGTCAAAAATTAAGAAAAATTATTCGAAAAATCGAAAGACAAAATCATATTGCCGCTATTTTTGCTCATGAGATGTTCTCTTCTTTTCTTCTGGGAAATTTTAAATCTAAGTCCCCAGTTTTTCATACGATCCATACGAATTACTCCGAGGGGTATTTAAATGGGAAAAAATCAGGTCGAAGATTAAAAAAACTCAGGAAGTTATATAACCAAAAAAATATATTAACCGTGTCCGAAGGAATTGCAAATGATCTTTTAAACAATTTCAAAGTTTTTCCTAAGTTTATACAAACGATGTACAACCCTTTCGATTTTGAAAACATTAAAGAATTAAGTTTGAACCCTATCGATTTTAAGGAGGAAGAATTCATTTTAACTGTAGGAAGATTTTCAAAAGAAAAAAGGCATGACATACTACTGAAGGCTTATTGGGCTGCCAATATTTCTTTGCCTTTAGTGATTATAGGAGATGGCTCCATATATGAGAAAGAGCATCTTAAAAAAATGATTGAAACCTTGAACTTAACAGAAAAAGTTTATCTTGCCGGGTTTAAAAAGAATCCATATGCCTGGATGAGGCGTGCAAAATTGTTTGTCTTATCTTCTGATTTTGAAGGCCTTTCAAATGTATTAATTGAATCCTTGATTTGTGGTACCCCGGCTATTAGTACGAATTGTCCTTCAGGGCCTTCAGAGATCCTTATCAGTACTCCTGAGGCTTTATCCCCAGTTGGGGATGTCGAAAAATTATCCTACAATATTGTAAAATTTTCTAAAAATCCGCCTGAGATCAATCAAGCCGATTTGAGTCGTTTTGACTCTAAAACCATTTTCAAGCAGTATGAATCATATATTGCTCAGCTTTCCTTCTAA
- a CDS encoding DUF6625 family protein has product MLDLQLKSAFLVPFFGELPAYFPFWAKSCEFNHPNFHWFVYNDRITESKALNPAVTLVPYQFEQMVADFKQRLDINIPGRFLRRVCDYRLMFYFLRHDKENLDRYDFIGFTDMDLVYGRLLGCMPEDMNSYSMISADNDRPCGPFTLINRSQLHALKEYKYIKKHMEPEEHRTFNESKELLQVVSGTLPPYCRVDLLQPTMTRGVSNTKVYAIWEKGKVTIYDIYFNRLEAGFFHFSRYKDKKRFVIDADALHHDRWGVFKFGITGFTSRWNRTKMNLSLLI; this is encoded by the coding sequence ATGCTTGATCTTCAGTTAAAAAGTGCCTTTCTAGTCCCCTTTTTTGGCGAACTTCCCGCCTATTTCCCGTTCTGGGCCAAATCATGTGAGTTCAACCATCCTAATTTTCACTGGTTTGTCTATAATGACAGGATTACGGAATCAAAAGCCCTTAATCCGGCAGTTACCCTCGTTCCGTACCAGTTCGAGCAGATGGTTGCCGATTTTAAGCAGCGGTTGGATATCAACATACCGGGACGCTTTCTTCGAAGGGTCTGTGATTATCGGCTTATGTTTTATTTTCTGCGTCATGATAAAGAAAATCTGGATCGTTATGATTTTATCGGCTTTACGGATATGGACCTTGTGTATGGACGGCTTTTGGGGTGCATGCCTGAAGATATGAACTCCTATTCCATGATCAGTGCTGATAACGACCGGCCATGCGGGCCCTTTACGTTGATCAACCGTTCACAACTGCATGCACTTAAAGAGTATAAATATATAAAAAAACACATGGAGCCCGAAGAGCACAGGACGTTCAATGAATCAAAGGAACTGCTGCAGGTGGTTTCCGGCACCCTGCCGCCATACTGCAGGGTGGATCTGCTGCAGCCCACAATGACCAGGGGCGTAAGTAATACAAAGGTTTACGCCATCTGGGAGAAAGGGAAGGTGACCATTTATGATATATATTTCAACCGGTTGGAGGCCGGTTTTTTTCATTTTTCCCGATACAAGGACAAAAAACGCTTTGTCATTGACGCGGATGCCTTGCACCATGACCGCTGGGGCGTTTTTAAATTCGGTATTACCGGATTTACATCTCGCTGGAACAGAACGAAAATGAATCTTTCGTTATTGATATAG
- a CDS encoding glycosyltransferase family 4 protein, giving the protein MKPPPYRIIHTTCHTDWGGLEKRVLNESLWMADKGHQVVIIAPENTPLLQKAKGCGLKRYPISFKRLSAISDYSRLIHIFNQEKPHIVNTHGNTDSKIALPAAKKAHIPCRILSRHISTPVNNSWYNRLLYKKLSHYTFTTADYTRRHLQEVFNLSDQQAFSIPSGIVEPATLNPKDEQRRAMAAKLNLDPNTRFIGFAGRISQEKGVDTLLKGFQKAAGHIPHHLVIAGTGDSSFLSRMSELARDLNIENRVHFIGFQENVWPFYRALDCKILPSVFEGIPQVLIEAMYALCPVIGSRTGGIADIITHDETGLLFEVGQSCELCEMIIKTIDNPGATIERAQNAEQKMKRHHTIETMGQKIIRIYQNHFNC; this is encoded by the coding sequence ATGAAACCACCCCCATATAGAATAATTCATACCACCTGCCACACCGACTGGGGGGGACTTGAAAAAAGAGTCCTGAACGAATCTTTATGGATGGCGGACAAAGGGCACCAGGTCGTCATTATTGCACCTGAAAATACCCCCTTGCTCCAGAAAGCAAAAGGGTGTGGGCTTAAACGATACCCCATATCTTTCAAACGCTTGTCTGCAATATCCGATTACAGCCGTCTTATTCATATTTTTAATCAAGAAAAGCCGCACATTGTCAACACCCATGGAAATACGGATTCAAAAATAGCATTGCCGGCGGCTAAAAAGGCCCATATCCCTTGCAGAATATTATCACGCCATATCAGTACGCCTGTTAACAATTCCTGGTATAATCGGTTGCTTTACAAGAAATTAAGCCATTATACATTCACCACGGCCGATTATACCAGGCGTCACCTTCAGGAGGTTTTCAACCTTTCCGATCAACAGGCTTTTTCAATTCCTTCCGGTATTGTTGAACCTGCGACGCTTAACCCAAAGGATGAGCAGAGACGTGCCATGGCAGCAAAACTCAACCTTGACCCGAATACGCGTTTTATCGGATTTGCCGGCCGGATATCCCAGGAAAAAGGCGTGGACACCCTTTTAAAAGGATTTCAAAAAGCAGCCGGACATATTCCCCACCACTTGGTCATTGCGGGGACCGGAGATTCATCTTTTCTCAGCCGGATGTCGGAACTTGCCCGGGATCTCAATATTGAAAACAGAGTACATTTTATTGGATTCCAGGAAAATGTATGGCCTTTTTACCGCGCCCTGGACTGCAAGATTCTGCCATCCGTCTTTGAAGGTATTCCCCAGGTCCTCATCGAAGCAATGTATGCCTTATGCCCGGTGATCGGCTCCAGGACCGGCGGGATTGCAGACATCATCACCCATGATGAAACCGGTCTGCTTTTTGAAGTGGGACAATCCTGCGAACTGTGTGAGATGATCATTAAAACAATTGACAATCCAGGGGCAACCATTGAACGGGCACAAAATGCGGAACAAAAAATGAAACGTCATCATACCATTGAAACCATGGGACAAAAAATTATCCGCATCTACCAGAACCATTTTAACTGTTAG
- a CDS encoding glycosyltransferase family 4 protein, whose protein sequence is MKTFYKIIHTSSRILWGNREKRILCESLWMKENGHQVAIVASGDSPLFDKAKQNGLTVYPISFKSLARIGEYGRLKQIFDGEQPFVVNAHGKGDAKLALKAAQTMGVPCRIMSRHNGERVKGTWPNKKIYKTRCHYVFTNSKDTTANLKQTFSLSDMHIFSIPDGIALPDGAANQTTKTAARQKLAHILGLETDARFIGIFGKIERQSLSMLCKTADQLGRRFPYHHLVIAGSSEKQAPMDEKIYPHVHMLPQAEENNARLYPALDCCIYLPDTRNFYQGVPLEVTGAMAGFCPVIGPDTPGIRDVLIDNQTGRVFDPRYSESLLKIISWTLDAPQAVQNLTQAARTLVEQHYTMDAMGRHILRIYRLRLIKINRKFQTTL, encoded by the coding sequence ATGAAGACATTCTATAAGATCATCCATACCTCAAGCCGGATCCTGTGGGGCAACAGAGAAAAAAGGATTCTTTGCGAGTCATTGTGGATGAAAGAAAACGGCCACCAGGTAGCCATTGTTGCTTCGGGGGATAGTCCTTTGTTTGATAAAGCCAAACAAAACGGATTGACAGTCTATCCCATCTCCTTCAAATCATTGGCCAGAATCGGTGAGTATGGCCGGCTTAAACAGATATTTGACGGAGAACAGCCTTTTGTGGTCAATGCCCACGGCAAAGGCGATGCCAAACTTGCCTTAAAAGCAGCCCAGACCATGGGTGTTCCCTGCCGGATCATGTCCCGCCACAATGGAGAACGGGTTAAAGGCACCTGGCCCAACAAAAAAATTTATAAAACCCGGTGCCACTACGTTTTTACGAACTCAAAGGACACAACAGCCAATTTGAAGCAGACCTTCTCCCTGTCAGACATGCATATTTTCTCCATTCCCGACGGCATTGCCTTGCCTGATGGAGCCGCGAACCAGACAACAAAAACTGCAGCCCGACAGAAGTTGGCACACATCCTTGGGTTGGAAACAGATGCCCGGTTCATTGGTATTTTTGGTAAAATAGAGCGCCAAAGCCTATCAATGCTGTGCAAAACCGCTGATCAGCTGGGTCGCCGCTTCCCTTATCATCATCTGGTGATCGCCGGTAGTTCCGAAAAACAAGCCCCCATGGATGAAAAGATATATCCCCATGTGCATATGCTGCCACAAGCCGAAGAGAATAATGCCCGTTTATACCCGGCCCTGGACTGCTGTATCTATTTGCCCGACACCCGGAATTTTTACCAGGGGGTGCCCTTGGAGGTGACAGGGGCCATGGCCGGTTTTTGCCCGGTGATTGGTCCGGATACTCCCGGTATCAGGGATGTTCTGATTGACAATCAAACCGGCAGGGTCTTTGATCCCAGATACTCGGAATCTTTGCTCAAAATCATCAGTTGGACCCTGGATGCCCCCCAGGCTGTCCAGAATCTAACCCAGGCGGCCCGAACCCTGGTTGAACAACACTACACCATGGATGCCATGGGGAGGCATATCTTGCGCATTTACCGATTACGCCTGATAAAAATTAATCGAAAATTTCAAACAACCCTTTGA
- the kdsB gene encoding 3-deoxy-manno-octulosonate cytidylyltransferase, with product MPIAVIPARFGSSRLGGKPLVNIAGKPMIQRVFEQSQKSSVVTRTIVATDDERIVNAVKAFGGDAVMTSDTCRSGTDRVAETAKMLGAAPEDIIINIQGDQPVFNPKSLDDLIRPFDEDPGLAMSTLAYKIKNPREITDPKDVKVVFNRQGFAMYFSRAQIPFPRDGQTDVDYYKHLGFYAYTKAFLDQIVTLDTGTCEQVEKLEQLRVLEYGFPIKVAVTQYDSPEIDLPEDIERVEAMLR from the coding sequence ATGCCCATTGCAGTGATCCCCGCACGCTTCGGTTCCAGTCGGCTTGGCGGCAAACCCCTGGTCAACATTGCGGGCAAACCCATGATCCAGCGGGTATTTGAGCAATCCCAGAAATCATCCGTGGTGACAAGAACCATTGTTGCCACGGATGATGAACGCATTGTCAATGCCGTAAAGGCATTTGGCGGAGACGCGGTAATGACCTCGGACACCTGCCGGTCAGGTACGGACCGGGTTGCTGAAACCGCCAAGATGCTTGGTGCGGCCCCGGAAGATATCATCATCAATATCCAGGGGGATCAGCCTGTATTTAACCCGAAAAGCCTTGATGACTTGATCCGTCCCTTTGACGAAGATCCCGGCCTTGCCATGTCCACCCTGGCGTATAAGATCAAAAACCCCCGGGAGATTACAGATCCCAAGGACGTAAAGGTGGTGTTCAACCGCCAGGGCTTTGCCATGTATTTTTCCCGGGCCCAGATTCCCTTTCCCCGGGACGGCCAGACGGATGTGGACTATTATAAGCATCTGGGATTTTACGCGTATACCAAAGCTTTCCTGGACCAGATCGTCACCCTTGACACCGGCACCTGTGAACAGGTGGAAAAACTGGAGCAGCTTCGGGTGCTGGAATACGGATTCCCCATAAAAGTGGCTGTCACCCAATATGATTCACCTGAGATTGATTTGCCCGAAGATATTGAACGTGTTGAAGCTATGCTGCGCTAA
- a CDS encoding iron-containing alcohol dehydrogenase family protein, translated as MFRNFKLVPNILFGRGCFAQLDEVVAGRRKSGEEWAVFVVDDVFKGKDLEKRIPLHDNDFLLWVNVADEPKTGYVDKLTLEAKKFNPALPCAVIGIGGGSAMDLAKSVSLMLTNEGSSTEYQGWDLIKNPAVWHAAVPTLSGTGAEVSRTAVLTGPEKKLGLNSDYTVFDQVVLDPQLTADVPKAQHFYTGMDCYIHCIESLQGTYINEFSKAYGEKSLDLCRQVFIDNHPDSADKLMMASFFGGMSIAYSQVGACHALSYGLSYVLGTHHGVGCCITFDTLDEYYPDGVREFRAIMEKTGVDIPRGVTKDLTGDQMETMISVALNLDPLWENCLGKDWKAIMTRDKARSLFEKM; from the coding sequence ATGTTCAGAAATTTTAAGCTGGTTCCCAATATTCTTTTCGGCCGGGGCTGTTTTGCCCAGCTTGACGAGGTAGTGGCAGGCCGGCGCAAGTCCGGTGAAGAGTGGGCTGTTTTTGTTGTGGATGACGTATTTAAAGGCAAGGACCTTGAAAAACGCATCCCCTTGCATGACAACGATTTTCTCTTGTGGGTCAATGTAGCCGATGAACCCAAAACAGGCTATGTGGATAAGCTCACCCTGGAAGCAAAAAAATTTAACCCAGCGCTTCCCTGCGCAGTCATCGGCATTGGGGGCGGCTCCGCCATGGATCTTGCCAAATCCGTCTCTTTGATGCTCACCAACGAAGGTTCATCCACCGAGTACCAGGGATGGGACCTGATCAAAAACCCGGCCGTATGGCATGCAGCCGTACCCACCCTGTCCGGCACAGGTGCGGAAGTTTCCCGGACGGCCGTGCTCACCGGGCCCGAGAAAAAACTGGGACTGAACTCCGATTATACGGTATTTGACCAGGTGGTCCTGGACCCGCAACTGACCGCAGACGTGCCCAAGGCTCAGCACTTCTATACCGGCATGGACTGCTATATCCACTGCATTGAATCCTTGCAGGGCACCTATATCAATGAATTTTCCAAAGCTTACGGTGAAAAATCCCTGGATCTTTGCCGCCAGGTGTTTATCGATAACCACCCGGATTCGGCCGACAAGCTGATGATGGCCTCCTTTTTCGGCGGCATGAGCATTGCCTACTCCCAGGTGGGTGCCTGTCACGCCCTCTCCTATGGCCTCTCCTATGTGCTTGGCACCCATCACGGCGTGGGCTGCTGCATCACCTTTGACACCCTGGATGAATACTATCCCGACGGGGTAAGAGAGTTTCGAGCCATTATGGAAAAAACAGGGGTGGATATTCCCAGGGGAGTGACAAAGGACCTTACCGGGGATCAGATGGAGACCATGATCAGTGTGGCCCTGAACCTTGATCCTTTGTGGGAAAACTGCCTGGGTAAGGATTGGAAAGCGATCATGACCCGTGACAAGGCGCGCAGCCTTTTTGAAAAGATGTAG
- a CDS encoding DegT/DnrJ/EryC1/StrS family aminotransferase gives MPGFELFSDEERKHVNDVLETGVLFRYGFEGARNGHFKALEFEKKLAQITGAGFSHLCSSGTAALCTALAACGIGAGDEVIIPPFTFVATFEAVIQAGAVPVFADIDQTLCLDPDRLEAAVTSRTKAVVPVHMCGAMARIDEIKAFCDKKGLVLLEDACQSLGANFKGSHLGTFGKAGCFSFDAVKTVTCGEGGGIITNDEDIYTRCHQYADHGHDHLGGPDRGADDHPIIGTNYRISELNAAVGLAQLGKLDRILEIQKKNKAAIKDAMKEIKGVTFRALPDPDGDSATFLNFFMPTQDQAEEAAKKLAENGAPCAYWYNNNWHYYKKWHHLKEMKRAARLPFELSADLPDYAGLVLEQSEEIMKRTLSMQIMLSWTPDDMDKRIQAVLTALK, from the coding sequence ATGCCTGGCTTTGAATTATTTTCAGATGAGGAACGTAAACATGTCAACGATGTACTGGAAACAGGCGTTTTATTCAGGTACGGATTTGAAGGGGCCAGAAACGGCCATTTTAAAGCCCTGGAATTTGAAAAAAAACTGGCTCAAATAACAGGCGCCGGGTTCAGCCATCTGTGTTCCAGCGGGACAGCAGCCCTTTGTACGGCCCTTGCAGCATGCGGCATCGGGGCCGGAGACGAGGTCATTATTCCGCCGTTTACCTTTGTGGCCACATTTGAAGCCGTAATCCAGGCCGGTGCCGTGCCTGTTTTTGCAGACATTGACCAGACCTTGTGCCTGGATCCGGACCGTCTGGAAGCGGCAGTAACCTCCCGGACCAAGGCTGTTGTGCCGGTGCATATGTGCGGGGCCATGGCAAGGATTGATGAGATCAAAGCTTTTTGCGACAAAAAGGGTCTGGTGCTTCTGGAAGACGCCTGCCAATCGTTAGGCGCAAATTTCAAGGGCAGTCATTTGGGCACATTCGGCAAGGCCGGCTGTTTCTCCTTTGACGCGGTGAAAACCGTCACCTGTGGTGAGGGCGGCGGCATTATCACAAATGACGAAGATATTTACACCCGGTGCCACCAGTATGCAGACCATGGCCATGACCACTTGGGCGGGCCGGACCGCGGGGCGGATGATCACCCCATCATCGGCACCAACTACAGGATATCCGAACTGAATGCCGCTGTGGGACTTGCCCAGTTAGGCAAACTTGACCGCATCCTTGAGATCCAGAAAAAAAACAAAGCCGCCATCAAAGATGCCATGAAAGAGATTAAAGGCGTGACCTTCCGCGCACTTCCCGATCCGGACGGGGATTCGGCCACCTTCCTGAACTTTTTTATGCCCACACAAGATCAGGCCGAAGAGGCGGCAAAAAAGCTTGCAGAAAACGGGGCTCCTTGTGCCTACTGGTATAACAATAACTGGCATTATTATAAGAAATGGCATCACCTCAAGGAGATGAAACGCGCAGCCAGACTCCCCTTTGAGTTGAGTGCCGATTTGCCGGATTATGCCGGCCTTGTTCTGGAACAAAGTGAAGAGATCATGAAGCGAACGTTGTCCATGCAGATCATGCTTTCCTGGACCCCAGACGATATGGATAAACGTATACAGGCGGTATTAACTGCCTTAAAATAA
- a CDS encoding radical SAM protein produces MADEKQTQTYQGYEQGPIYPINDAYSLLLRLIRNCPWNRCSFCPVYKKQKFSIRPVEDIIKDIDLIRTYIDRLLQENAQPIAFEQERIHSIYTGFEIRDRVAFNNAVKWYAAGMDTIFLQDANPLVMKPKELLFIFRHINDCFPGIKTIATYARSSTILQLPDNTLEQMNKLGLNRIHVGVESGSNLVLNRMRKGVDRAGHIEAAKRIRQAGIELYAYVMPGLGGVDLSIEHALETAEALNAINPDVIKIRTLGLSPSTELAHWQLRGMFEKPGDAMIATEVRLMLEALDNIQSRIKSDHILNLFETVTGKMPHDKEKMIGIIDRFFELPPKERILYQIGRRMGFFKGLEDMDTSPQMDKVRLACENYGVTPKNVDQILDRLMMRFV; encoded by the coding sequence ATGGCAGACGAGAAACAGACACAGACATACCAGGGATATGAACAGGGCCCCATTTATCCGATTAATGACGCATACAGCCTGCTGTTGCGCCTGATCCGGAACTGCCCCTGGAACCGCTGTTCCTTTTGTCCGGTATATAAAAAGCAGAAATTTTCCATACGCCCTGTGGAAGATATTATTAAAGATATCGATCTGATTCGCACATACATTGACAGGCTGCTTCAGGAAAATGCCCAGCCCATTGCTTTTGAGCAGGAACGGATTCATTCCATTTATACCGGTTTCGAGATCCGGGACCGGGTTGCTTTCAACAACGCCGTCAAGTGGTATGCCGCAGGCATGGATACCATTTTCCTCCAGGACGCCAACCCCCTGGTGATGAAACCCAAGGAGCTGCTTTTTATTTTCAGGCATATCAATGACTGTTTTCCGGGAATCAAAACCATTGCCACCTATGCCAGAAGCAGCACCATCCTTCAATTACCCGACAATACCCTGGAACAGATGAATAAACTTGGCCTTAACCGGATTCACGTGGGGGTTGAAAGCGGGTCAAATTTAGTGCTTAACCGTATGCGTAAAGGGGTTGACAGAGCCGGGCACATAGAGGCGGCTAAACGGATCAGGCAGGCAGGCATTGAGTTGTACGCGTATGTGATGCCGGGCTTAGGGGGTGTTGACCTCTCCATTGAGCATGCCCTTGAGACCGCTGAAGCGTTGAACGCAATTAATCCGGATGTGATCAAAATTCGCACCCTTGGTCTTTCTCCTTCCACAGAACTTGCACACTGGCAGCTCCGGGGCATGTTTGAAAAACCGGGTGATGCCATGATTGCCACCGAAGTGCGCCTCATGCTTGAGGCCCTGGACAATATCCAGTCCCGCATAAAAAGCGATCACATTCTGAATCTGTTTGAAACGGTTACCGGTAAGATGCCCCATGACAAGGAAAAAATGATCGGGATCATTGACCGGTTTTTTGAACTGCCCCCAAAAGAACGTATCCTTTATCAGATCGGCCGGCGCATGGGTTTTTTCAAAGGGCTTGAAGATATGGACACAAGCCCCCAGATGGATAAGGTTCGGCTTGCCTGTGAAAATTACGGGGTCACACCGAAAAACGTGGATCAGATTCTTGACCGGTTAATGATGCGTTTTGTTTGA
- the hemW gene encoding radical SAM family heme chaperone HemW: protein MIESAHLYIHVPFCIKKCRYCDFYSETDLSLIPDYVTALVREIRLRSQLTASRSKSGAATVYFGGGTPSLLGPRQLESILRALDNAFGLWRQTEITLEANPGTLDEIHLKSFRDMGVNRVSLGVQSLDPAQLSLLGRIHSAEGAVCAVKKVRAAGIENISIDLMYGLPGQTEKHLIRELEAALGLNPAHLSCYMLTMEPGTGLHAMHERGMFLPMAQSDQVDLFCAAAQYLKACGWDHYEVSNFARHTSLRSLHNSAYWQMVPYHGFGPAAHSYAVKFDTDGSAAYKRFWNAPDLDGYIRALKSGKIPPSDHETLTLEQRQMEYVMVGLRTSMGLDIRTGQNLWRNRFLTVFQSLMENLENQGFARPRDAGQRFVLTLDGWMRLDSIIASFVERI from the coding sequence ATGATTGAGTCTGCACACCTTTATATTCACGTTCCTTTCTGTATAAAAAAATGCAGGTATTGTGATTTTTATTCCGAAACTGATCTATCCCTGATTCCTGATTATGTGACGGCGCTGGTCCGGGAGATTCGGCTGCGTTCACAATTAACCGCTTCCCGGTCCAAAAGCGGCGCTGCAACCGTCTATTTCGGGGGCGGCACCCCCTCTCTGCTTGGGCCACGGCAGCTTGAATCCATTCTGCGGGCCCTGGACAACGCTTTTGGCCTCTGGCGTCAGACCGAAATCACTCTTGAAGCCAATCCCGGTACCCTGGACGAGATCCATTTGAAATCGTTTCGAGATATGGGGGTTAATCGTGTAAGCCTTGGTGTACAGTCGCTTGATCCGGCGCAGCTTTCCCTTTTAGGACGCATTCATTCAGCAGAGGGTGCCGTGTGTGCCGTTAAAAAGGTTCGTGCTGCCGGTATTGAAAATATCAGTATAGATCTGATGTACGGCCTTCCCGGTCAGACCGAAAAACACCTGATCCGGGAGCTTGAGGCGGCCTTGGGCCTTAATCCTGCGCATCTTTCCTGCTACATGCTCACCATGGAACCGGGCACAGGCCTGCATGCCATGCATGAACGGGGTATGTTTTTACCCATGGCACAATCGGATCAGGTGGATCTGTTCTGTGCCGCTGCCCAATATCTGAAAGCCTGTGGATGGGATCATTATGAAGTATCCAATTTTGCAAGGCATACATCCCTTCGGTCCCTGCACAACAGTGCTTACTGGCAGATGGTTCCCTATCATGGGTTCGGGCCGGCGGCCCATTCCTATGCCGTAAAATTCGACACGGATGGATCGGCCGCGTATAAAAGGTTCTGGAATGCACCGGACCTGGATGGATATATCAGGGCCTTGAAGAGCGGAAAAATTCCCCCATCCGACCATGAAACCCTTACCCTGGAACAGCGGCAGATGGAGTATGTCATGGTGGGGCTGAGAACATCCATGGGCCTTGATATCAGAACCGGGCAAAACCTGTGGCGGAACCGGTTTTTAACCGTGTTTCAAAGCCTGATGGAAAATCTTGAAAATCAAGGATTTGCCCGACCCCGGGACGCCGGGCAACGGTTTGTTTTGACCCTTGACGGCTGGATGCGCCTGGACAGTATCATCGCCTCTTTTGTTGAACGAATTTGA